The proteins below are encoded in one region of Triticum aestivum cultivar Chinese Spring chromosome 1B, IWGSC CS RefSeq v2.1, whole genome shotgun sequence:
- the LOC123118002 gene encoding protein ACTIVITY OF BC1 COMPLEX KINASE 3, chloroplastic, with amino-acid sequence MAACTPATAAVSFSLPSYPRRLRRRPSLLRAASTAAPPSPDLSIQLSPRPSPRTSPPVVPSLARDRAEDLQAESRAMTRAAAATVYTPELLASRYGSQPFQVAMRAAEVLSKLGAFGLKLLLDQQRGESSSSAKRRARAVELRTVLTRLGPTFVKIGQGLSTRPDLCPTEYLEELSELQDSLPTFPDEEAFACIERELGFPLDSMYSAMSPSPIAAASLGQVYKARLKYSEQLVAVKVQRPGIEDAIGRDFYLLRGLGFLINKYVDIITTDAVALIDEFARRVFQELNYVQEGQNARRFKKLYADKQDILVPDIFWDYTSAKVLTMEWIEGVKLNQQAAIEGQGLKVLDLVNIGIQCSLRQLLEYGYFHADPHPGNILATPEGKLAFLDFGMMSETPEDARVAIIGHVVHMVNRDYEAMARDYYALDFLKPEVDVSPIVPALKIFFDDALDSTVSELNFKTIVDGLGAVLYQYPFNVPAYYALILRSLTVLEGLALYADPNFKVLAASYPYFAKRLLTDPNPYLRDALIELLFKDEKFRWNRLENLLVQGRQDREFVAKDALQPVLKLLLGPDGENLRVLVVKEAVRVTEAITFGTLIDSYNAAPEFLKPLISNGNPAGPFKISDVEREQMLELRDTVLRIWGLLRSSDTFDPSLLQPIVQVLQEREARMFGSRIAGGVSQRLAARLLQQLLRIPPAPVPGSS; translated from the exons ATGGCGGCATGTACGCCAGCGACGGCCGCCGTGTCCTTCTCTCTTCCGTCGTACCCGCGCCGCCTCCGGCGCCGCCCGTCCCTCCTCCGCGCTGCGTCCACTGCGGCGCCCCCGTCCCCCGACCTCTCCATCCAGCTCTCTCCCCGCCCTTCCCCGCGCACCTCGCCTCCCGTAGTACCATCCCTCGCCCGCGACCGCGCAGAGGACCTGCAGGCCGAGTCCCGCGCCATGACCCGAGccgctgccgccaccgtctacaCCCCCGAGCTACTCGCCTCCCGCTACGGCTCCCAACCTTTCCAG GTGGCGATGAGAGCGGCGGAGGTGCTCTCGAAGCTGGGGGCATTCGGGCTAAAGCTGCTGCTCGACCAGCAGAGGGGGGAGTCGTCCTCGTCAGCGAAGAGGCGTGCCAGGGCGGTCGAGCTGCGAACTGTACTGACAAGGCTTGGCCCGACGTTCGTCAAGATTGGGCAGGGTTTGTCCACGCGGCCTGACCTCTGCCCGACTGAGTATCTCGAGGAGCTCTCCGAGCTGCAG GATTCTCTCCCCACATTTCCAGATGAAGAGGCATTTGCCTGTATCGAGAGGGAGCTTGGCTTTCCTCTTGATTCAATGTACTCAGCAATGTCACCTTCACCGATAGCTGCAGCAAGTTTAGGTCAAGTTTACAAGGCACGGTTGAAATACTCTGAGCAGTTGGTAGCTGTCAAGGTGCAAAGACCTGGCATCGAGGATGCCATAGGCCGTGATTTTTACCTACTGAGGGGACTTGGTTTTCTAATAAATAAGTATGTTGACATTATAACTACTGATGCAGTTGCTCTGATAGATGAATTTGCCCGAAGAGTTTTCCAAGAGCTTAATTATGTCCAG GAAGGCCAAAACGCACGAAGGTTTAAAAAATTATATGCTGACAAGCAAGACATATTGGTCCCTGATATATTTTGGGATTACACAAGTGCAAAGGTACTGACAATGGAATGGATTGAGGGTGTAAAGCTTAATCAACAAGCTGCCATTGAAGGCCAAGGCTTGAAGGTCCTGGACTTGGTAAACATTGGTATACAGTGTAGCCTAAGGCAGCTACTAGAGTATGGTTACTTTCATGCTGACCCGCATCCTGGTAATATTTTGGCAACACCTGAAGGGAAGCTTGCTTTTCTTGATTTTGGCATGATGAGTGAAACCCCAGAGGATGCAAGGGTAGCCATCATAGGGCATGTCGTTCACATGGTCAATCGGGATTATGAAGCGATGGCTCGTGATTATTATGCACTTGATTTTCTGAAACCTGAAGTGGATGTATCCCCAATCGTACCTGCCCTCAAGATTTTTTTTGATGATGCTTTGGATTCAACAGTGAGTGAGCTAAACTTTAAAACCATAGTTGATGGCTTAGGCGCTGTTCTTTATCAGTACCCATTCAATG TACCGGCCTACTATGCGTTGATACTGCGATCACTCACTGTGCTGGAAGGTCTGGCACTCTATGCCGATCCTAATTTTAAGGTGCTTGCTGCCTCATATCCTTACTTTGCTAAAAGATTACTCACAGATCCCAATCCATATCTCAGAGATGCTCTGATTGAGCTGCTATTCAAGGATGAAAAATTCAG GTGGAATAGGCTTGAAAATCTTCTTGTTCAAGGACGCCAGGATAGAGAGTTTGTAGCGAAGGATGCTCTACAACCGGTTTTGAAACTTCTACTTGGTCCAGATGGGGAGAATTTAAGAGTGCTAGTTGTGAAAGAAGCGGTTCGTGTCACAGAAGCCATCACCTTCGGAACACTGATTGATTCATACAACGCAGCTCCAGAATTTTTGAAGCCATTAATATCCAATGGCAATCCAGCTGGACCATTTAAGATAAGTGATGTTGAGCGGGAACAAATGTTGGAGCTACGAGACACTGTTCTCAGAATATGGGGTCTTCTGAGATCCTCTGATACCTTTGATCCAAGTCTTTTGCAGCCAATTGTACAG GTGCTACAAGAGCGTGAAGCCCGTATGTTTGGTTCTCGTATTGCTGGAGGTGTCTCGCAGCGCCTTGCAGCCCGCTTGCTGCAGCAGCTGCTCAGGATCCCACCTGCACCTGTTCCTGGATCTTCTTAG
- the LOC123089924 gene encoding uncharacterized protein codes for MSTSAISSENSPPAAEQVDGVGIVQHSSEFYLADSTYCGLEPRSKHRCPRHQLIPACRVAWGGASTGRRFLGCPLDLPDECEWAVWVDPPPPERVGLAFEELHEVIEHSWIRSHHLEKRSIDLAKKNRALNKELKKMKEIMCIGTMLFASIFICFLAISMAVCAQNAH; via the exons ATGTCGACGTCGGCCATCTCGTCGGAGAACTCGCCGCCGGCAGCCGAACAG GTGGATGGGGTAGGCATTGTTCAGCACAGCTCCGAGTTCTACTTGGCAGACTCGACATACTGTGGCTTGGAGCCGCGCTCGAAGCATCGTTGCCCGAGGCACCAGCTAATCCCGGCTTGTCGTGTCGCCTGGGGAGGCGCAAGCACTGGACGTCGTTTTTTGGGTTGCCCTCTGGAT TTGCCAGATGAATGTGAATGGGCAGTTTGGGTTGACCCACCACCTCCAGAACGTGTTGGTCTTGCCTTTGAAGAACTGCACGAAGTGATCGAACATAGCTGGATCAGAAGTCACCACCTGGAGAAGAGATCAATTGATCTTGCGAAGAAGAATCGTGCATTGAACAAGGAGTTGAAGAAAATGAAAGAAATTATGTGCATAGGGACAATGTTGTTTGCTAGCATTTTCATTTGTTTTCTAGCAATCTCAATGGCTGTCTGTGCACAGAATGCACATTAG